A stretch of DNA from Doryrhamphus excisus isolate RoL2022-K1 chromosome 6, RoL_Dexc_1.0, whole genome shotgun sequence:
actctaaatctatgtgccttagttctagtTCCtcgctgactactctaaatctatgtgccttagttctagtTCCTcgctaactactctaaatccatgtgccttagttctagttcctcgctaaccactctaaatctatgtgccttagttcttcagtaactactctaaatctatgtgccttagttcctcagtaactactctaaatctatgtgccttagttctagttcctcactaactactctaaatctatgtgccttagttcctggctaactactctaaatctatatgccttagttcctcagtaactactctaaatatcgGTAATCACTCTAAATCTATGTTCCTTAGTtcctaagtaactactctaaatctacgTGCCTtggttagttcctcagtaacaattctaaatctatgtgccttGGCTCCTCGTAACAACTCTAAAtctatatgccttagttcctcgctgactactctaaatctatgccccttagttgctcagtaaccattctaaatctatgtgccttagttccccagtaactactctaaatctatgttCCTCGGTAACCATTCTAAATCTACGTGCCTTAGTTCCTtcataactactctaaatatatgctccttagttcctcagtaaccactcttaATCCATGTGCATTaattcctctgtaactactcaaagtgtgccttagttccccagtaaccactctaaatatatgctcagttccccagtaactactctaaatcaatGTGCCTTAgatcctcggtaactactctaaatctatgtgccAGCATCTATCCCCTAGTGTTGTTTGACtgacatgtaaataaatatatgacataAAATCAACATAAAATGCGCCAGAACATGAAAAGCTTGTATTTCATTAGTAGTTTTGAGAGGAAGGGTTCTggaagtgacatcacttcctcctGCTCCTCAAATCTCCCGAAGAAGACTCTCTGCAACCGGAGGTGAATAAAAggataaatatttcaaaatttgAGCTCACATCTAAGCCAGGAAATACAGTCTGGAACctgcttaattggttccagactcggtagcaataagtgaatttccacgaagtagaattaatattaataaagtttcacagttagagcatagaaaacctgactttctaaatacaggttttaacattattagagccctgtagacatgaaataacaccccaacaGGCATTTATTATCGTATATTTACAGCACATTGCGACAGTACGCTACCacgctaactagttagcctctccagtgTACTTATTATAAAATGGTTTGAAAGATGGAAGACGGAcaaaattgtaccacttccacatggagcaagaggagaaactttttttccactagGTAGGTAGGTGACGTCATCCTTTGGTTTGGCCGTCAACATGGTCGCCGTTTTGAAAATATACCGTTGGAAGACACCCAGAACGTTGTTCCCGTGTGGATGAAACGGATAAAATACGGATAAAATGTCTTTCCATGAGACGCATGAGACGGACCTCCCCACTTTCACGGCTCTTTGTGGACGTTCGTCTGCGCTCCATCCTCCCATCATGACCCATCAACCTCCCACCCCGCCCAGCCGCCCCGCCCCCACCCTCCACTTTGCAGAGCGCACCCCCCTGGCTGCATACCCGGCTCACTGGCGCCGCCCTGCTGGATTGGAAGAGGCAATGAACAGGCTAAGCAGCTTTTGACTCTTGTCTTATAGTTTCCACGCCTTTTTCTGCTAACAACcatgcgctttttttttttttctgacgtCACTCCACGGTGTGCGAGTGTGCCATGTGTCGTCCCGTGTCTCCATGTAGTCGTAGCAACAACACGTTTAGCTGCACAGCATAAGCAAACCCACGTCTGTAGAGCAGTGCCGGCATTGGACCGTCGACGGTGTTCTTCTTTACTAAcatcaacaccccccccccccttcccctttcACTGTGTTTGTGATCTCTGCAGCACCCGAAAACAAAACTACATGATGAACTTTGCCAGACAAACGGGCTTGCGCCACTACTACAGCCGCAAGCGGCGGGCATTGGTGCAACGTGCCTGAACCACCGCGGATGGGATTTGCCCCCTTTTCGACCTCCCAGCCACCTTCACCCCTCCCATGGCCAAATCCACCCCATCGCACCCCCACAGCGCTTTGGCGGGAATGAAAGTCAGCAGACAGGAGCGACGCGGCCATTGTCTTTTCCTTTTCTACCATGGACGGTCAGGGTTTGTAGTTGTTTTCTAAAAGTGTTGCTCCACGTGGTTCCTCTTCCCACCTGGCTCCGTCTCCTGCCCACCCCACATCCGCACCGCACCGCACCTCCGTCCCCTCGTTTTTCCAACCACACTGTGAAATTGAGAGATAAAATATCACTGATGAACTGACCGACTCCCACTGAGCCGCCAAGGGGAGCATCGCTCCAAGCCGCCAGCCTGGAAGCCAGGAGCAAGACCAAGACCAGGACCAGGATGCTGACCATAAAGAGGAATaacgcagaaaaaaaaaaaagtccaaaaatataATACTGTGTTCTTGGTGTTCTTGTGTGTCTGTGGGTTCTTTTGTGCAGAATTGACTgtggtgtttgtttatttgtttgttttctactAATTCATATGATATTAAAAGAGTGGGGGGGGCGCTGGGTTCTGCTTCCTTACCTCCAATTATCTTACCAGTGCGGGCAGCGTGGAAAAATTTTCTGAATGGGCAaagaaattgtttaaaaaaaaaaaaaaaaagaaacagacttaaaaatgtctttttgttcatttaaaaaccGAATTTTATATATGTTGGCTCCGGAAAAATACAGATATTTATGGTATATGGCCTTCACGTGACCTATTTAAGATGCACTGTGCGTGAActgtatgttatttttcaagTGTTAAGTTATTAGGCAGTGGAGTCAGGTTCTCATACTGCATCATCACCGCTCTTCTCTTGTGCTGTTCCCCCTTTTCCTCCACTCCACCCGCCCGCTGATTACTGATACATGGAGGTGAGGCTCTGTAAGTGTTGTTATTTGAAGTCTGTGTAACATGGACCCTCTGCCCTCAGTGTAACTCCAGTATAGCCAACtcctgtacatatactgtatgtatatccaCGATGGGGAGACCCAGCAGCCTTACAAAAGGGAAATAAAGAACTGCCCACACCTCAGATTGGACAGATTGCTTCTACTATGTTTCTTTATGCAAACATTCAACACTTATTAATGAATATCGTTAGCTTGACAAACTAGAAAGGTGAGTTATTGAATAAAACAGTCGGCACAAACTCGCAGATTTTTGGTCCGCAACGGTTTTCCGCAGCAAAGCGCCgtcataaaaatgtatgttgtcCTTGCGCGTGCGCGGTACTGATTCAATTCCGGTACTTTTGCGTATTGACACCGCTACCAAGGAACCGGAgctgtttgcatgtttgcatcaaACCTGTGGCTCTAGTatcttaaattatatatattacaaatttgAATCAGATTAATCtattttttacatgaattaatcatgattaatcaccacttgcaactatgtctgaaatgtgtctatttgcattgtattttattgaaacacaggaatatttacatatttatatttaccagtgggcggcacggcggtctagtggttagcgtgcagacctcacagctaggaggttcagggttcaattccaccctcgggcatgtctgtgtggagtttgcatgttctccccgtgcatgcgtgggttttctccgggtactccgggtactccggtttcctcccacattccaaaaaaaatgctaggttaattggcaactccatgaatgtgagtgtgaatggttgtttgtctatatgattggctggcgaccagtccagggtggaccccgcctctcgcccgaagacagctgggataggctccagcaccccccgcgacccttgtgaggaaaagcggtagaaaatgaatgactgtttaCCAGTTGTCTCTCTTCCTCTGAACTATGTATTGTTACGCTATTGAAAAGTTGAGTACTTGGAAGTATgtcatttccattatttttgaaatgtttctATAATCAGGAACACCCAAAAAGCCTATTCCAAAATTAATTGTTTTGAAATGTTCTGAGCTCTAACAATGGGTACTTTCATTTGCCAGCAATTGCAGGAATGTTAAAGTCCATCCCTGTTACCAAAGGACATTTCATCAAAAGCTGCAGTTTTCATTCTTCAAATGAATATCAGAGAACTGGTCAACATACAACTCTCTTCAATTGTGGTCTttactttcatattttttcacattttaaatggTCTTTGACCCATGCCTAAATGTAATAGAGAAACAGCTGGCAAGGTTTCCTCGTGTTTGGAATCTTAATCATTCTAGGCTGGAAAGTTGCTGACTCATGAAAACATAACACTGACTGTTGCAGATTTTATTCAACGTTGACCCTGACACTGAAGAAGGGCCACGGTTTTATCATTACAAACACACCTGCAACTCATCACAACCAATTTTGAGAataggaaaagaaaaatgttcacacgtgatggatggataaaaaaaaaaaaaaggcttgacATCTGCCCAAAGTCCACGCATTCTGACATCCTCGGTCCGTTTGCTCGCCGGTCCTGTCTTGGGGGTCACAGAATAGGCATGGGTTGCTGGGTGAGCAAAAGTCCGAAGCGTTTCTTCACTGTCACCCTGTGTCGTGAGAACTTGTCATCCGGGGAGAAGCGTGCCGGGTGGGCTGAGCTGGTGGGCTGCCCATTCGGTGCCACTTTCTGCAGAGGGGGAAAGAGCAAAACGTACTTCGtcaaaagcagcaaaaacagGCCTGAGGCatttttaattaacttaatgcagtggtgtgaaaagcAATTATGGGGGCATTTCTaggatttgttttttaaattaatctttTATAATGTCAATAACAGTCAAGCTCCGGGCTGTAAATGGCCCGTGGCATGCACTTTGGAAACCACGGATCTTTGTTTAGGGGTGTTTTTGTTGTGATTACACGTTTGAGTTGATCTGA
This window harbors:
- the nop10 gene encoding H/ACA ribonucleoprotein complex subunit 3 encodes the protein MYLQYHLDENGDRVYTLKKVAPNGQPTSSAHPARFSPDDKFSRHRVTVKKRFGLLLTQQPMPIL